The Trichoplusia ni isolate ovarian cell line Hi5 chromosome 10, tn1, whole genome shotgun sequence genome window below encodes:
- the LOC113498013 gene encoding trypsin alpha-like has translation MASLAYLFLAILATASAAPETRLAGGDPTTINDFPYIVAYTYSYPNAGITIQRCVGSLISSWHVLSSAFCFSGANLDNLLVRAGSTNSLVGGTVAMVSHFVQNPDYVASPRANDIAVSFLVEPLGITDTINVLYLPPNNFYLADGLPLKVFSWGFDAEGSQSDTLQSVTLDKQNLDECAATYADESAVAITDNVICASAAGKGTCNGDSGAPMVLDNVIVGVSSYFKNCGDDAYPDVFTRVDKFTNWILSVAVAGRSSPGMQAAPATL, from the exons ATGGCATCTCTAGCATACTTGTTCCTCGCAATTCTTGCTACTG CTTCAGCAGCGCCTGAGACTCGCCTTGCTGGCGGTGATCCCACCACCATCAACGACTTCCCCTACATAGTGGCCTACACCTACTCGTACCCCAATGCTGGTATCACCATCCAGCGTTGCGTGGGATCTCTGATCTCCTCCTGGCATGTGCTCTCTTCGGCTTTTTGCTTCAG TGGCGCCAATTTGGACAACTTGCTGGTCCGCGCCGGTTCCACCAACAGCTTGGTCGGCGGCACTGTTGCCATGGTCAGCCACTTCGTGCAGAACCCTGACTACGTCGCGAGCCCCCGCGCTAATGACATCGCCGTGTCCTTCCTCGTCGAGCCGCTAGGCATAACTGACACCATCAATGTGTTGTACCTCCCTCCTAACAACTTTTACCTCGCCGATGGACTTCCTCTTAAGGTTTTCAGCTGGGGATTCGATGCT GAGGGAAGCCAATCCGACACTCTCCAGTCAGTAACTCTTGACAAGCAGAACTTAGATGAATGCGCAGCTACCTACGCCGATGAAAGCGCCGTCGCTATCACAGACA ACGTCATCTGCGCCAGCGCAGCCGGTAAAGGCACGTGCAACGGCGACTCCGGCGCCCCCATGGTTCTCGACAACGTGATCGTGGGCGTGTCCTCATACTTCAAGAACTGCGGTGATGATGCATATCCTGATGTCTTCACGAGGGTCGACAAGTTCACCAACTGGATTCTGTCTGTCGCTGTAGCAGGCAGGAGTTCTCCAGGGATGCAAGCTGCCCCGGCTACTTTGTAG